A window of Jannaschia sp. M317 contains these coding sequences:
- a CDS encoding PAS-domain containing protein — protein MPALAVTMLAGLGGAAAGLLALAYMVWFAPRGRSDLPSIATDALSEPRQFLFRNGYLVEHSENIAFLVPTPVDNLKAWVQLIDALSDMADGVEEAFSELQDSGRSFRLTGTLGRDQVLIIGVRQGDDLRITVASAETSQTSMRIDTASLKVLEEDAHLLTRSSDTNPTLSWVVDAEGRVIWCNAAYLGLAIRCAGPDAARGWPMVALFPDEGGAPVGTSRRRVEDREGTGHWFEITTTAPDARDLRHMHALSLDAVISAEDNLRTFIQTLTKTFAYLPTGLAIFDRDRTLAMFNPALMDMTGLDGSWLSRRPKLEDFFDALRDHRKLPEPRDYKAWRDGLSDLSRVDAGGTYSETWTLPNGQTYCVTGRPQADGAVALMLEDVSADVSANRAHREEVEALCGALEATDDALAVFSAGGTRITANAAARHLAAVPDLPETFDACLKVWAARFRPSPVWGDLRSFAKAPMAEAVAWEETLHCDAGMHRTLRVQPLRGGGLALSFALSTGTLAPVSDPVDVDRTPVS, from the coding sequence ATGCCGGCACTTGCTGTGACCATGCTGGCCGGACTGGGGGGCGCGGCGGCGGGCTTGCTGGCCTTGGCCTACATGGTCTGGTTCGCCCCGCGCGGCCGCAGCGACCTGCCCTCCATTGCCACCGATGCCCTGTCGGAACCCAGGCAGTTCCTGTTCCGCAATGGCTACCTGGTAGAGCATTCGGAAAACATCGCCTTTCTGGTGCCCACCCCGGTCGACAACCTCAAGGCCTGGGTTCAGTTGATCGACGCGCTCTCGGATATGGCCGATGGCGTCGAAGAGGCCTTCAGCGAGTTGCAGGATTCCGGGCGGTCCTTTCGGCTGACCGGCACATTGGGCCGCGACCAGGTGTTGATCATCGGCGTGCGGCAGGGTGATGACCTGCGGATCACCGTGGCCTCTGCCGAAACATCGCAGACGTCGATGCGCATCGACACAGCCAGCCTCAAGGTGCTGGAGGAGGATGCGCATCTGCTCACCCGCAGTTCCGACACCAATCCGACGCTCAGCTGGGTGGTCGACGCAGAGGGTCGCGTGATCTGGTGCAACGCCGCCTATCTGGGGTTGGCAATCCGCTGCGCGGGCCCGGATGCGGCGCGGGGGTGGCCGATGGTCGCGTTGTTCCCCGACGAAGGCGGCGCGCCTGTCGGCACGTCGCGACGGCGCGTCGAGGATCGCGAGGGCACCGGCCACTGGTTCGAGATCACGACCACCGCGCCGGATGCCCGCGATCTACGTCACATGCACGCCCTGTCGCTCGATGCCGTCATCAGCGCCGAGGACAACCTGCGCACCTTCATTCAGACCCTGACCAAGACCTTTGCCTATCTGCCCACGGGTCTGGCCATATTCGACAGGGACCGCACGTTGGCGATGTTCAATCCGGCGTTGATGGACATGACCGGCCTAGATGGCAGCTGGCTGTCGCGCCGCCCCAAGCTGGAGGATTTCTTCGACGCGCTCCGCGACCACCGCAAGCTGCCCGAGCCGCGCGACTACAAAGCCTGGCGCGACGGGCTGAGCGACCTGAGCCGCGTCGATGCCGGCGGCACCTACAGCGAAACCTGGACCCTGCCAAACGGGCAGACCTATTGCGTCACCGGGCGCCCCCAGGCCGACGGGGCCGTGGCCCTGATGCTGGAGGATGTGTCCGCCGACGTCTCTGCCAACCGCGCGCACCGCGAAGAGGTCGAGGCGCTGTGCGGCGCGCTTGAGGCAACCGACGATGCCCTGGCGGTCTTTTCCGCCGGTGGCACACGGATCACCGCCAATGCGGCCGCCCGGCACCTGGCGGCAGTCCCCGACCTTCCGGAGACGTTCGATGCCTGCCTCAAGGTCTGGGCGGCGCGGTTCCGTCCCAGCCCGGTCTGGGGCGACCTGCGCAGCTTCGCCAAGGCCCCGATGGCCGAGGCCGTGGCCTGGGAAGAAACCCTGCACTGCGATGCGGGCATGCACCGAACGCTCCGTGTGCAACCTTTGCGGGGCGGGGGCCTGGCGCTCTCCTTCGCATTGTCCACAGGGACCTTGGCCCCAGTGTCGGACCCGGTCGATGTCGACCGCACACCGGTGTCCTGA
- a CDS encoding aminoglycoside phosphotransferase family protein has protein sequence MTGRIATFLTRTGWAEATRHPLRGDASLRRYERLVLPDRHAMLMDCPPGTGEDVRPFLRMAGIFAARGLSVPAILAEDSDAGLLIIEDLGDDLFARVAAADPASEVPLYTAAAEALARMQASPPPAGLRPYGPQMADLAALSLDWYAPEARDARPGLVAAMAEALADAALSPPVLTHRDFHAENLLWLPDRGGVDRVGIIDFQDAMAGPPEYDLASLIHDPRRTVTKAARQAATEAYVQATGRTADQVATGVAICSAQRSLRILGVFARLCLRDGKTHYPDFIPRTWAALRRDLEHPALHRVRGIASDTLPEPTPERLEAIRNQAGHFYGETHAAGRP, from the coding sequence ATGACCGGACGTATCGCCACCTTCCTGACCCGCACCGGCTGGGCCGAGGCCACGCGGCACCCGCTGCGCGGCGACGCCTCCCTGCGCCGCTACGAGCGTCTGGTGCTGCCCGACCGCCATGCGATGTTGATGGATTGCCCGCCCGGCACCGGAGAGGACGTCCGCCCGTTTCTGCGGATGGCCGGCATCTTTGCCGCGCGCGGCCTCAGCGTGCCAGCGATTCTGGCAGAAGATTCCGATGCCGGCCTCTTGATCATCGAGGACCTGGGCGACGACCTCTTTGCCCGCGTCGCCGCCGCCGATCCCGCGTCCGAGGTCCCGCTCTATACCGCGGCCGCCGAGGCGCTTGCCCGGATGCAGGCCAGCCCACCGCCTGCGGGGTTGCGCCCCTATGGCCCGCAGATGGCCGACCTGGCCGCGCTCTCGCTTGACTGGTACGCGCCAGAGGCGCGGGACGCGCGCCCGGGTCTGGTCGCCGCCATGGCCGAGGCCCTGGCCGACGCCGCCCTGTCGCCCCCGGTCCTCACGCACAGGGATTTCCACGCTGAAAACCTACTCTGGCTGCCGGACCGGGGCGGGGTCGACCGGGTCGGCATCATCGACTTTCAGGACGCCATGGCTGGTCCGCCGGAGTATGATCTGGCCTCGTTGATCCACGACCCGCGCCGCACCGTGACGAAAGCCGCCCGACAGGCCGCGACCGAGGCCTACGTTCAAGCCACCGGCCGCACGGCCGATCAGGTGGCGACCGGTGTGGCGATCTGTTCCGCCCAACGGTCGCTGCGGATCCTGGGGGTATTTGCCCGGCTCTGCCTGCGCGATGGCAAGACGCATTACCCGGACTTCATTCCCCGCACCTGGGCCGCGCTGCGCCGCGACCTGGAACATCCGGCACTGCACCGGGTGCGCGGCATCGCCTCCGACACCCTGCCGGAGCCGACGCCCGAACGGCTGGAGGCGATCCGCAACCAGGCGGGCCACTTCTATGGTGAGACCCACGCGGCGGGCCGCCCATGA
- the tsaE gene encoding tRNA (adenosine(37)-N6)-threonylcarbamoyltransferase complex ATPase subunit type 1 TsaE: protein MTAPDLILSGQAATDALAQAIAPLVGPGDTLLLEGEVGAGKTSFARALIQAIRARDALPPEDVPSPTFTLVQTYETARFDIWHADLYRLADPQEVLELGLADAFSEALCLIEWPDRLGPDTPAGAATLCFAHDGPEARRLTITGGALADRLLHAVHVHNEARP from the coding sequence ATGACCGCTCCCGACTTGATCCTGTCCGGCCAGGCCGCCACGGACGCGCTGGCCCAGGCCATCGCCCCCCTCGTGGGGCCGGGCGACACCCTCCTGCTGGAGGGCGAGGTCGGGGCCGGAAAGACAAGCTTTGCCAGGGCTTTGATACAGGCCATCCGGGCACGCGACGCCCTCCCGCCCGAGGACGTCCCCTCCCCCACCTTTACCCTTGTCCAGACCTACGAGACGGCGCGCTTCGACATCTGGCACGCCGATCTCTATCGTCTTGCCGACCCGCAGGAGGTGCTGGAGCTGGGCCTGGCCGACGCCTTCAGCGAGGCGCTGTGTCTGATCGAATGGCCTGACCGGCTGGGCCCGGACACGCCTGCCGGGGCCGCCACGCTGTGCTTTGCGCACGACGGGCCCGAGGCACGGCGATTGACCATCACCGGCGGCGCGCTGGCGGACCGCCTGCTGCACGCGGTCCACGTGCACAATGAGGCTCGACCATGA
- a CDS encoding PD-(D/E)XK nuclease family protein gives MKGLWHEPLGVDFSAAVIDGLRARLGDAPPEALARVTILVNTNRMAARLRAACAAQGPTLLPRIGLVSDLRPLLPPGTLPEAGTTGLALRLRLTRLVRGLLQARPDLSPPEAAFDLAGTLLTLLDEMQEEAMDPEALERIETGALSEHWQRSLEFLRLVTHWAETTGEVTPAAIQTEALHRLTRSWQAAPPTDPVIIAGSTASRAPTRRLIRAVLDLPQGAVILPGLDTDMPDLAWAELTQGEGPGAQDHPQYRHAALLADHDRSRADCPQWSGARPVAPARNRLISLALRPAPATDAWREEGPALSGIDAACAGITLLAAPSPGAEAQAIALGLRAALADGRRAALITPDRGLSRQVAAQLDRWGIEPDDSAGRPLVQSAPGRLLMQSAAMLGQTVEAEPLAILLAHPLVQAGAGRGDHLKQARTLEVALLRETPCPFPTPALLRAWADDPGSGAMSGPWIDWLAALLDNLATALGKATLAEHLTMHLTVLDHLTGPSEPWAAEAGRSARAVVETLSQAAPELDGQPITTTEYARILHALLSAEEVRESFAPHPDAMIWGALEARVRTAPLVILGGLNDGIWPGQPSVDPWLNRAMRAEAGLRLPDRSVGLSAHDFQQAASGPEIWLSRAARDAEAETVPSRWLNRIENLLGGLGTEAKAVLDAMRARGDHWLTLAAALDRPAARVPAATRPAPIVPAEAQPKRLSVTAIETLIRDPYATYARYVLGLRALGPLRQGPDARLRGVVVHTAMERFARALPDELPDDAAARLRDTLEQTLQDTAPWPAMRRIWLGKFDRLMNELLTAEARRRAAGRPLFVEEEGHMPLPGLDFTLTAKADRLDDRGGSVAIYDYKTGKPPSGPQQAFFAKQLLLEAVMVEDGAFPAIAQRHVDEIAYLQVGSKYDEVRVKLDADVLADTRAGLRALIQAYRDGRPWVARLAPDFIEFSSDYDQLSRRGEWDDTDRALPQRVGR, from the coding sequence ATGAAGGGGCTTTGGCACGAACCGCTGGGGGTAGATTTCTCTGCCGCCGTGATCGACGGGTTGCGCGCCCGGCTGGGCGATGCCCCGCCCGAGGCGCTGGCCCGTGTCACGATCCTGGTCAATACCAACCGCATGGCTGCCCGTCTGCGCGCGGCCTGCGCGGCGCAGGGCCCGACCCTTCTGCCACGCATCGGGTTGGTTTCGGACCTGCGCCCGCTTTTGCCCCCCGGCACCCTGCCCGAGGCGGGGACGACAGGCCTGGCTTTGCGCCTGCGCCTGACACGCCTGGTGCGCGGCCTGCTGCAGGCACGGCCCGACCTGTCCCCGCCCGAGGCCGCTTTCGATCTGGCGGGCACGCTGCTGACCCTGCTGGACGAAATGCAGGAAGAGGCGATGGACCCCGAAGCCCTGGAGAGGATCGAGACCGGTGCCTTGTCCGAACATTGGCAGCGGTCGCTGGAATTCCTCCGGCTTGTGACCCATTGGGCCGAAACCACCGGAGAGGTCACCCCGGCCGCGATCCAGACCGAGGCATTGCACCGGCTGACCCGATCCTGGCAGGCCGCGCCGCCGACCGACCCGGTGATCATCGCAGGGTCCACCGCCTCGCGCGCGCCGACGCGGCGGCTGATCCGCGCGGTTCTGGACCTGCCGCAGGGGGCCGTGATCCTGCCGGGCCTCGACACCGATATGCCCGATCTGGCGTGGGCAGAGCTGACCCAGGGCGAGGGGCCCGGTGCCCAGGACCATCCCCAATATCGCCACGCCGCGCTTTTGGCCGATCACGACCGCAGTCGCGCCGACTGCCCACAATGGAGCGGCGCGCGCCCCGTGGCCCCCGCCCGCAACCGCCTGATCTCGCTTGCCCTGCGACCGGCCCCTGCAACCGATGCCTGGCGCGAGGAAGGGCCGGCATTGTCGGGGATCGACGCGGCCTGTGCGGGCATCACCCTGCTCGCCGCGCCGTCGCCCGGGGCCGAGGCGCAGGCCATCGCCCTGGGTCTGCGGGCGGCCTTGGCTGATGGTCGCCGCGCCGCGCTGATCACACCCGACCGCGGCCTCAGCCGTCAGGTCGCCGCCCAGCTGGATCGATGGGGGATCGAACCTGACGACAGCGCCGGTCGCCCGCTGGTCCAATCCGCGCCCGGTCGCCTGCTGATGCAAAGCGCGGCGATGCTGGGCCAGACGGTAGAGGCAGAACCGCTCGCCATTCTGCTGGCCCATCCCCTGGTGCAGGCAGGTGCCGGGCGCGGTGACCACCTGAAACAGGCCCGCACGCTGGAAGTGGCACTGCTACGAGAAACCCCCTGTCCTTTCCCGACGCCCGCCCTGCTGCGTGCCTGGGCCGATGATCCCGGAAGCGGGGCCATGTCGGGGCCCTGGATCGACTGGCTTGCCGCGTTGCTGGACAATCTGGCCACAGCCCTCGGAAAGGCCACCCTGGCCGAGCATCTGACCATGCATCTGACCGTCCTCGATCATCTGACCGGCCCGTCCGAACCTTGGGCGGCCGAGGCGGGGCGCAGCGCGCGCGCGGTGGTCGAAACCCTGTCGCAGGCTGCGCCGGAACTGGATGGCCAACCGATCACCACGACCGAATACGCCCGCATCCTGCACGCCCTCCTGTCCGCCGAAGAGGTCCGCGAAAGCTTTGCGCCCCATCCCGACGCGATGATCTGGGGCGCACTGGAGGCGCGGGTCCGCACCGCGCCGCTGGTCATCCTGGGTGGCTTGAACGACGGCATCTGGCCGGGCCAGCCCAGCGTCGATCCCTGGCTGAACCGCGCCATGCGTGCAGAAGCGGGACTGCGGCTGCCGGACCGTAGCGTCGGCCTGTCGGCGCATGATTTCCAGCAGGCGGCCTCGGGGCCGGAAATCTGGCTCAGCCGCGCCGCACGCGACGCAGAGGCCGAGACGGTGCCGTCCCGCTGGCTCAACCGGATCGAGAACCTGCTGGGCGGGCTTGGCACCGAGGCCAAGGCCGTGCTGGACGCAATGCGCGCGCGCGGGGACCATTGGCTGACGCTGGCGGCGGCCCTGGACCGGCCTGCCGCGCGGGTACCCGCCGCCACCCGCCCTGCCCCCATCGTCCCGGCCGAGGCGCAGCCGAAACGCCTGTCGGTCACCGCCATCGAGACGCTGATCCGCGATCCTTATGCCACCTACGCGCGCTATGTCCTGGGTCTGCGTGCCCTGGGCCCGTTGCGGCAGGGGCCGGATGCCCGGTTGCGCGGGGTGGTGGTGCACACGGCGATGGAACGTTTCGCCCGCGCCCTGCCCGATGAATTGCCCGACGATGCGGCGGCGCGGTTGCGCGACACGCTGGAACAGACCTTGCAAGACACGGCCCCCTGGCCCGCCATGCGGCGGATCTGGCTGGGGAAATTCGACCGGTTGATGAACGAGCTGCTGACCGCAGAGGCCCGCCGCCGCGCCGCAGGCCGCCCTCTCTTCGTGGAGGAGGAGGGGCACATGCCTCTGCCCGGTCTCGACTTTACGCTGACGGCCAAGGCCGACCGTCTGGACGATCGGGGGGGATCGGTGGCGATCTATGACTACAAGACCGGCAAACCGCCCAGCGGCCCGCAGCAGGCATTCTTTGCGAAACAACTGCTGCTGGAGGCGGTGATGGTCGAAGACGGGGCCTTTCCCGCCATCGCCCAGCGCCACGTGGATGAAATCGCCTACCTTCAGGTCGGATCGAAATACGACGAGGTGCGCGTCAAGTTGGACGCAGATGTCCTGGCCGACACCCGTGCGGGCCTGCGCGCCCTGATCCAGGCCTATCGCGACGGCCGCCCCTGGGTCGCGCGCCTGGCCCCCGACTTCATCGAATTCTCCAGCGACTACGACCAGCTGTCGCGGCGCGGCGAATGGGATGACACCGACCGCGCCCTGCCACAGCGAGTGGGCCGATGA
- the addA gene encoding double-strand break repair helicase AddA: MTDSEATRAQIGAADPSGSVWLAANAGSGKTRVLTNRVAWLLLEGTPPERILCLTYTKAAAGEMQNRLFERLGTWAMLPDEALRAELRDLGVPPLRITSENLRHARTLFARAIEAPGGLKIQTIHAFCASLLRRFPLEAGVSPAFSEMDETATARLHAEILDEMASGADAHLVDAMSARLTEGEPSSFLAAVASAWRAGTVALDEAALRTALEVGCDTEDSLRDLATGPDMLDMIESFLGDAEGAPGKSIDDLRSTLQHARIADPHTRFDLLRKALLTDKSEPRKTGRWPKAVQAGDHGPLVELFTLMAERMADALARISALASLDFARTLHAFAPVFTARLQAAKEARGWLDFDDQIRRARHLLSTSDMAQWVLFKLDGGLDHILVDEAQDTAPDQWHVIKALATEFGAGQGARADVVRTLFVVGDRKQSIYSFQGADPEAFERMRDVFADRLPDTAARLRDHALLYSFRSSPVILDLVDRVFADGGGVGEAPEHRAFFDTIPGRVDLWQPILQEAANTSDRRWFDPIDRVASNDANVVLADRIADQVATMLQDGTPILHKGTRRPVQPGDILILLQRRGALFHHVIRACKARGLDLAGADRLKLSDDLAVRDLIALLRWAATPDDDLSLATVLRSPLGGRDEADLFALAQGRRKRPLWSVLRDSGQNVALFDDVLRVADILRPYEILQRILIRHDGRRTLLARLGVERDEAIEALLGQALAYEQLEVPSLAGFLGWLDSANVDLKRQASKGSIRVMSVHGSKGLESPVVILPETQKRKARGVTGVRRLPGDVPVWMPSKSGWSPALHRLSDQVIASDAAERDRLLYVALTRAESWLIVCAAGDVGEARTDSWWCQVEAGMTAAGAQDTGNGDLRLEAGDWSAVPVQPRKAGAKITPQLPDWAGQSVTAPAVGVKPIAPSALPGAKALPGDAGLTVEAAMARGTGIHLLLEHLPNLPRDRWDDAAGRIAPTLLPDAVAEATRVLDSPDLTEVFAPGTLAEVPFALPAQDGFPAVSGTMDRVIVTAERVTIIDFKSNAQTPDVPDKIPSGILAQMGAYRAAAQAIWPEREVTLAVLWTRTAELMAVPHDLVTGAWQALARH, translated from the coding sequence ATGACCGATTCCGAGGCGACGCGCGCGCAGATCGGGGCCGCCGATCCCTCCGGGTCTGTCTGGTTGGCGGCCAATGCGGGATCCGGCAAGACGCGCGTGCTGACCAACCGCGTGGCCTGGCTGCTGCTGGAGGGCACCCCGCCGGAGCGGATCCTCTGCCTGACCTACACCAAGGCCGCCGCCGGAGAGATGCAGAACCGGTTGTTCGAGCGGCTGGGCACCTGGGCCATGCTGCCCGACGAGGCGCTGCGCGCCGAGTTGCGTGATTTGGGCGTGCCGCCGCTGCGGATCACCTCGGAGAATCTGCGCCATGCCCGCACGCTTTTTGCCCGCGCAATCGAGGCACCGGGCGGGCTGAAGATCCAGACGATCCACGCCTTCTGCGCCTCTCTGCTGCGGCGATTCCCACTGGAGGCAGGCGTGTCCCCCGCCTTCTCGGAGATGGACGAGACGGCCACCGCGCGCCTGCACGCCGAGATCCTGGACGAGATGGCCAGCGGGGCCGACGCGCATCTGGTCGACGCCATGTCCGCCCGGCTCACCGAAGGAGAGCCGTCGTCTTTCCTGGCTGCCGTCGCCAGCGCTTGGCGCGCCGGCACCGTGGCCCTGGACGAGGCTGCGCTGCGCACCGCGCTGGAGGTCGGCTGTGACACCGAAGACAGCCTCCGCGATCTGGCCACGGGCCCGGATATGCTCGACATGATCGAAAGCTTCCTGGGCGATGCCGAGGGCGCGCCCGGCAAGTCGATCGACGACCTTCGGTCCACGTTGCAACACGCCCGGATCGCCGATCCCCACACGCGCTTCGACCTTCTGCGCAAGGCCCTGCTGACCGACAAGTCGGAACCGCGCAAGACCGGCCGTTGGCCCAAGGCGGTACAAGCCGGTGACCATGGCCCCCTGGTGGAGCTGTTCACCTTGATGGCCGAGCGCATGGCCGATGCGCTCGCCCGCATCTCCGCGCTGGCCTCGTTGGATTTCGCGCGGACACTTCACGCCTTTGCGCCTGTTTTCACCGCCCGGTTGCAGGCCGCAAAAGAGGCGCGCGGCTGGCTGGATTTCGACGATCAGATCCGCCGCGCGCGGCACCTCTTGTCGACCTCCGATATGGCGCAATGGGTCCTGTTCAAGCTGGACGGCGGGCTGGATCACATCCTGGTCGACGAGGCGCAGGACACCGCGCCCGACCAATGGCACGTGATCAAGGCTCTGGCGACGGAGTTCGGGGCCGGTCAGGGCGCGCGGGCCGACGTGGTGCGCACGCTTTTCGTGGTGGGGGACCGCAAGCAGTCGATCTATTCTTTCCAGGGGGCCGACCCCGAGGCGTTCGAGCGGATGCGAGACGTCTTTGCCGACCGCCTGCCGGACACGGCGGCGCGGTTGCGCGACCACGCGTTGCTCTACTCCTTCCGATCTTCTCCGGTGATTCTCGACCTCGTGGACCGGGTCTTTGCTGACGGGGGCGGCGTGGGCGAGGCGCCTGAACACAGGGCCTTCTTCGACACCATCCCGGGCCGCGTCGATCTGTGGCAACCCATCCTCCAAGAGGCGGCGAACACCTCTGATCGACGGTGGTTCGACCCCATCGACCGGGTGGCCAGCAACGATGCCAACGTCGTCCTGGCGGACCGGATCGCGGACCAGGTCGCCACCATGCTGCAGGACGGCACGCCGATCCTGCACAAGGGCACCCGTCGTCCCGTGCAGCCCGGCGATATCCTGATCCTGCTGCAACGACGGGGGGCGCTGTTCCACCATGTCATCCGCGCCTGCAAGGCGCGCGGGTTGGACCTGGCGGGGGCGGACCGCCTGAAGCTGTCGGACGACCTGGCCGTCCGGGACCTGATTGCCCTGCTGCGATGGGCCGCGACACCCGACGATGACCTGTCGCTGGCCACGGTCCTGCGCTCCCCTCTGGGCGGACGGGACGAGGCCGATCTGTTCGCCCTGGCGCAGGGGCGGCGCAAAAGACCGCTCTGGTCGGTGCTGCGGGACAGTGGGCAGAATGTGGCCTTGTTCGACGACGTCCTGCGGGTCGCGGATATCCTGCGACCCTATGAAATCCTTCAGCGAATCCTGATCCGTCACGATGGCCGCCGGACCCTTCTGGCGCGCCTGGGGGTCGAACGGGACGAGGCGATCGAGGCGCTGCTGGGTCAGGCGCTGGCCTATGAACAACTGGAGGTGCCAAGCTTGGCGGGCTTCCTTGGCTGGCTCGATTCGGCCAACGTGGACCTGAAACGACAGGCCAGCAAAGGTAGTATCCGCGTGATGTCGGTGCATGGGTCCAAGGGGCTGGAATCGCCCGTGGTGATCCTGCCGGAGACACAGAAACGCAAAGCCAGGGGCGTCACAGGCGTGCGCCGTCTGCCGGGCGATGTTCCGGTCTGGATGCCCTCCAAATCGGGCTGGTCCCCGGCATTGCACAGGCTGTCGGACCAGGTAATCGCCTCGGATGCGGCGGAACGGGACCGGTTGCTTTACGTGGCCCTGACGCGGGCCGAAAGCTGGCTGATCGTCTGCGCGGCGGGTGACGTGGGCGAAGCGCGCACGGACAGTTGGTGGTGCCAGGTCGAGGCCGGAATGACCGCCGCAGGCGCGCAGGATACAGGCAATGGCGACCTGAGGCTGGAGGCCGGGGATTGGTCCGCTGTCCCCGTGCAACCACGCAAGGCGGGCGCGAAAATCACCCCCCAACTACCTGATTGGGCCGGACAATCCGTCACCGCCCCAGCCGTCGGCGTGAAACCCATCGCGCCCTCGGCCCTGCCGGGGGCCAAGGCCCTGCCCGGAGATGCGGGCCTGACCGTCGAGGCGGCGATGGCACGGGGGACGGGGATCCATCTGTTGCTCGAACACCTGCCGAACTTGCCCAGGGATCGCTGGGACGACGCGGCCGGGCGCATTGCCCCGACCCTTCTGCCCGACGCCGTGGCCGAGGCGACGCGCGTGTTGGACAGCCCCGACCTGACCGAGGTCTTCGCGCCCGGAACCCTGGCCGAGGTGCCCTTTGCCTTGCCCGCGCAAGACGGATTTCCAGCCGTTTCAGGGACCATGGATCGGGTGATTGTGACGGCGGAACGTGTCACGATCATCGACTTCAAATCTAACGCGCAAACGCCTGATGTCCCTGATAAAATTCCATCCGGAATTCTGGCGCAGATGGGCGCCTACCGCGCGGCGGCACAGGCGATCTGGCCGGAGCGGGAGGTGACGCTTGCCGTGCTCTGGACGCGGACGGCCGAGTTGATGGCGGTCCCGCACGATCTTGTGACAGGGGCGTGGCAGGCGCTTGCGCGGCATTGA
- a CDS encoding nucleotidyltransferase family protein, producing MIPVMVFAAGLGTRMRPLTNDRPKAMVEVAGRALIDHALDQVTGLGRIVVNTHYHAEQLRDHLAGRDVTLVHEPVLLETGGGLRNALPHLGAGPVLTMNSDSVWTGPRVAHTLPAAWDPDRMDGLMLLVPEGRAVGRGGARFAVDGQGRLSRDDAGLIATGVTIVKPDALTDDPRQVFSLRDLWFDMMARGRFCGVVHPGHWADVGTPQGIDAAEAMLRQAA from the coding sequence ATGATCCCGGTCATGGTCTTTGCGGCGGGTCTCGGCACCCGGATGCGCCCCCTGACGAACGACCGGCCCAAGGCCATGGTCGAGGTGGCAGGCCGCGCCCTGATCGACCACGCGCTGGATCAGGTCACAGGGCTGGGCCGTATTGTCGTCAATACCCATTATCACGCCGAACAATTGCGCGATCACCTGGCCGGGCGCGATGTGACCCTGGTGCATGAGCCGGTGTTGCTGGAAACCGGCGGCGGGCTGCGCAATGCCCTGCCGCACTTGGGCGCGGGCCCTGTCCTGACCATGAATTCCGACAGCGTCTGGACCGGCCCCCGCGTCGCCCACACCCTGCCCGCCGCCTGGGATCCCGACCGGATGGATGGCCTCATGCTGCTGGTGCCAGAGGGCCGCGCCGTCGGGCGCGGTGGTGCGCGGTTCGCCGTGGACGGCCAGGGGCGCCTGTCGCGTGATGACGCAGGGTTGATCGCCACCGGCGTGACCATCGTGAAACCGGACGCGCTGACGGACGACCCGCGCCAGGTCTTCTCGCTCCGCGACCTGTGGTTCGACATGATGGCACGGGGGCGGTTCTGCGGCGTTGTCCATCCCGGCCATTGGGCGGATGTCGGCACGCCCCAGGGCATAGACGCCGCCGAAGCCATGCTGCGACAGGCCGCATGA